From a region of the Balaenoptera ricei isolate mBalRic1 chromosome 11, mBalRic1.hap2, whole genome shotgun sequence genome:
- the TAP2 gene encoding antigen peptide transporter 2 — protein sequence MRLPDLRPWAFLLLADSALLWLLQASLGALLPRGLPGLWLEGTLRLGGLWWLLRLGGLLGFVGALLPPLCLVTPLFLSLRALVPGTLSAPPARAASAPWSWLLLGYGAAGLSWGVWAVLSPPGAPEREQGQKNNRALMWRLLKLSWPDLPFLGVAFFFLAVAVLGETLIPYYSGRVIDILGGDFDPDAFASAIFFMCLFSVGSSLSAGCRGSTFTYIMSRINLRIRELLFSSLLCQDLAFFQETKTGELNSRLSSDTKLMSDWLPLNANVLSRSLVKVLGLYSFMLNLSPRLTLLSLLEVPLMIAAEKMYSVRHQAVLQEIQDAVAKAGQVVREAVGGLQTVRSFGAEEQEVRRYKEALDRCRQLWWRRDLEWAVYVLLRRMLHLAMQVLLLRRGLQQILAGDLTRGGLLSFLLYREDVGDHVQTLVYMFGDMLSNVGAAEKVFCYLDRKPNLPPAGTLAPPTLQALVKFQNVSFVYSSRPDQPVLKGLTFTLHPGQMTALVGPNGSGKSTVAALLQNLYQPTEGQVLLDGKPISQYEHRYLHQQVVLVGQEPVLFSGSVRDNITYGLKGCSDEKVLAAARAARVEEFIKEMKHGLDTEVGEKGNQLAVGQKQRLAIARALVRDPQVLILDEATSALDVECEQALQDWKAHDGRTVLVITHRLHTVLSADQILVLRQGELQEHVQLMEGQDLYSRLVQQSRRTETPEMLEPSQGHLSDPE from the exons ATGCGGCTCCCTGACCTGAGACCCTGGGCCTTCCTGCTGCTGGCCGACTCGGCGTTACTCTGGCTGCTGCAGGCGAGCCTGGGGGCTCTGCTTCCCCGCGGGCTTCCAGGCCTGTGGCTAGAGGGCACCTTGCGACTGGGAGGGCTCTGGTGGCTGCTGAGGCTGGGAGGGCTGCTGGGGTTTGTGGGAGCACTGCTGCCCCCCCTCTGCCTGGtgacccctctctttctctccctgaggGCCCTGGTCCCAGGGACCTTGAGTGCTCCCCCAGCCAGGGCGGCTTCAGCCCCTTGGAGCTGGCTGCTGCTGGGGTACGGGGCGGCCGGGCTGAGCTGGGGCGTGTGGGCTGTGCTGAGCCCTCCAGGAGCCCCGGAGAGGGAGCAGGGCCAGAAGAACAACAGAGCCTTGATGTGGAGGTTGCTGAAGCTCTCCTGGCCAGACCTGCCTTTCCTGGGTGTGGCCTTCTTCTTCCTCGCTGTTGCCGTGTTGG GTGAGACATTAATCCCTTACTATTCCGGTCGTGTGATTGACATCCTGGGAGGTGATTTTGATCCTGATGCCTTTGCCAGCGCCAtctttttcatgtgtctcttctcCGTTGGGAG CTCACTGTCCGCAGGCTGCCGAGGAAGCACCTTCACCTACATCATGTCCAGAATCAACCTGCGGATCCGGGAGCtgcttttctcctccctcctgtgcCAGGACCTTGCTTTCTTCCAGGAGACTAAGACAG GGGAGCTGAATTCCCGGCTGAGCTCGGATACCAAACTGATGAGTGATTGGCTTCCTCTTAATGCCAACGTGCTGTCTCGAAGCCTGGTGAAAGTGCTGGGACTTTACAGCTTCATGCTCAACCTGTCACCTCGACTCACCCTCCTTTCTCTGCTTGAGGTGCCTCTAATGATAGCGGCTGAAAAGATGTACAGTGTTCGCCATCAG GCAGTCCTTCAGGAGATCCAGGATGCTGTGGCGAAAGCAGGACAGGTGGTACGTGAGGCAGTTGGAGGGCTGCAGACTGTGCGCAGTTTTGGGGCGGAGGAGCAAGAGGTCCGTCGCTATAAGGAGGCTCTTGACCGATGCCGGCAGCTGTGGTGGCGACGAGATCTGGAATGGGCCGTCTACGTGCTCTTAAGGAGG aTGCTGCACTTGGCAATGCAGGTGCTGTTGCTGAGACGTGGGCTGCAGCAGATCCTGGCTGGGGACCTCACCCGGGGCGGGCTGCTCTCCTTTCTGCTCTACCGGGAGGACGTGGGCGACCACGTGCAA ACCCTGGTGTACATGTTTGGGGACATGCTGAGCAACGTGGGGGCTGCAGAGAAGGTGTTCTGCTACCTGGACCGAAAGCCAAATCTGCCTCCAGCTGGGACACTGGCCCCGCCCACTCTGCAGGCCCTGGTGAAATTCCAAAACGTCTCCTTTGTGTATTCCAGTCGCCCTGACCAGCCTGTGCTCAAG GGTCTGACATTCACCCTGCATCCTGGGCAGATGACCGCACTGGTGGGGCCCAATGGATCTGGAAAGAGCACAGTAGCTGCCCTGCTGCAGAATCTGTACCAGCCCACCGAGGGGCAGGTGCTGCTGGACGGGAAGCCCATCTCCCAGTATGAGCACCGCTACCTACACCAacag GTGGTTTTGGTCGGGCAGGAGCCTGTGCTGTTCTCGGGTTCGGTGAGGGACAACATCACTTATGGGCTGAAGGGCTGCAGTGATGAGAAGGTGCTGGCTGCTGCACGGGCGGCCAGAGTGGAGGAGTTCATAAAGGAAATGAAGCACGGACTCGATACag AGGTGGGGGAGAAAGGGAACCAGTTGGCTGTGGGACAGAAGCAACGTCTGGCCATCGCCCGGGCCCTTGTGCGGGATCCCCAGGTCCTCATCCTGGATGAAGCCACCAGTGCCCTGGACGTGGAGTGTGAGCAGGCT CTGCAGGACTGGAAAGCTCACGACGGCCGAACGGTGCTGGTGATCACCCATAGGCTGCACACGGTTCTGAGCGCCGACCAGATCCTGGTGCTGAGGCAGGGGGAGCTGCAGGAGCACGTGCAGCTCATGGAGGGGCAGGACCTCTACTCCCGCCTGGTGCAGCAGAGCAGGAGGACTGAGACCCCAGAGATGCTGGAGCCTTCTCAGGGCCATCTCAGTGACCCAGAGTAG